The window GTTGTTCCTCGCCGGGGCTTTCGTTTTGGTGGCGGCGGGTTACTGGCGACGCGGCGCGCTCGTTATGGCGATCGGCGTCGCGGTCGCGGCAGCGCTGCGGACGGCGCTGCCCGAGGACAGGGTGGGGCTGCTCGCGGTGCGCACCCGCACGGTGGACATCGTCACCACCGCGTCGGTCAGCGCCGCAATGCTCTACATCGCGTGGACGATCGACCCGCTCGGCACCAGCTGACCGTCGGCGGTCGTCTCGCGAGAGTGACGCCAGGGTCGTGAAATCCGCGCAATCACGACCGTGAGCG is drawn from Mycolicibacterium gilvum and contains these coding sequences:
- a CDS encoding DUF3017 domain-containing protein — encoded protein: MFAGQWPILVVGLFLAGAFVLVAAGYWRRGALVMAIGVAVAAALRTALPEDRVGLLAVRTRTVDIVTTASVSAAMLYIAWTIDPLGTS